From Vigna radiata var. radiata cultivar VC1973A unplaced genomic scaffold, Vradiata_ver6 scaffold_215, whole genome shotgun sequence, the proteins below share one genomic window:
- the LOC106778189 gene encoding translation initiation factor eIF-2B subunit alpha isoform X3 → MENRKTSAYYENRAVQFGVVSTEWLAQAQSATVPRSPSSPSPSPPLPPAHNDADKPFSVIEEFDTWRKHPDLAEAVAAIRALAAVIRSSKATTMMQLEIQLKSASDSLKCWDTTSISLTAACDLFMRYVTRTSALEYEDFNSAKSRLLERADKFGEISFKAREIIAMLSQDFIFDGCTILVHGFSRVVLQILKLAAQNNKLFRVLCTEGRPDRTGLRFSNELAKLDVPVKLVIDSAVAYTMDEVDMVFVGADGVVESGGIINMMGTYQIAMVAKSMNKPVYVAAESYKFCENGLW, encoded by the exons ATGGAGAATCGGAAGACATCGGCGTACTACGAGAACAGAGCGGTGCAGTTCGGGGTAGTGAGCACCGAGTGGCTTGCTCAGGCTCAGTCCGCCACTGTCCCTCGTTccccttcttctccttctccatctcctcctcttcctcctgCCCACAATGACGCCGACAAACCCTTCTCCGTCATCGAGGAGTTCGACACCTGGCGCAAGCACCCCGATTTGGCGGAAGCCGTCGCCGCCATTCGTGCCTTGGCCGCCGTCATCCGCTCCAGCAAGGCCACAACCATGATGCAACTCGAAATCCAACTCAAAAGCGCCTCCGATTCCCTCAAA TGTTGGGATACAACTTCAATCTCCTTAACCGCCGCCTGCGATCTCTTCATGCGATACGTCACCAGGACTTCCGCTCTCGAGTACGAAGACTTCAATTCCGCCAAGTCTCGCTTGCTCGAACGCGCCGATAAGTTCGGCGAAATCTCCTTCAAg GCTCGCGAAATCATTGCAATGCTGAGCCAGGATTTTATATTCGACGGTTGCACAATTCTTGTTCACGGTTTCTCCAGAGTCGTGCTTCAGATTCTCAAACTCGCTGCACAGAATAACAAGCTCTTTAGAGTCTTGTGCACAG AGGGGAGACCGGATAGAACGGGTTTGCGGTTTTCCAATGAGCTGGCGAAGCTTGATGTGCCTGTGAAGCTTGTTATAGACTCTGCAGTGGCTTATACTATGGATGAGGTTGACATGGTGTTTGTTGGGGCAGATGGAGTTGTTGAAAGTGGTGGTATAATCAACATGATGGGAACTTACCAAATTGCAATGGTGGCTAAGAGTATGAACAAGCCAGTTTATGTGGCTGCTGAAAGTTACAAG
- the LOC106778190 gene encoding protein LURP-one-related 11 isoform X1: MLHTISTTMGKVCPQLALESSTTCTFTCKQETFTLWMKSLVLNGKGCTVFDSNGQIAYRVDNYNCKHRAEVHLMDQNGDILFTMLKKQYKLSRFWEGYRFPATRNDHKGPCFRVSKTYKISKGGSIYEVELGLDKNQPYIHKIESSTCNSACKISNEVGVVVAELRRKKSHSGVDLGDDVFTMVVEQNIDLSLVMGLVVAYNLINSKMKSVRV; encoded by the exons ATGCTACACACAATTTCAACAACCATGGGAAAAGTTTGTCCCCAATTAGCACTAGAATCCTCTACTACCTGCACTTTCACTTGCAAGCAAGAAACTTTTACCCTATGGATGAAATCTCTTGTACTCAATGGAAAAGGGTGCACTGTCTTTGATTCCAATGGCCAAATTGCATACAGAGTTGATAACTACAACTGCAAGCATAGAGCAGAAGTTCATCTCATGGATCAAAATGGTGATATTTTGTTCACTATGCTAAAAAAG CAATATAAGTTGTCCAGATTCTGGGAGGGTTATAGATTTCCAGCAACAAGAAATGATCACAAAGGACCATGCTTTCGAGTTTCAAAAACTTATAAGATCTCTAAAGGGGGTTCGATCTATGAAGTTGAACTTGGTTTGGACAAAAACCAACCCTATATTCATAAAATAGAAAGCAGCACCTGCAATTCAGCTTGCAAAATATCTAATGAGGTTGGAGTGGTGGTTGCAGAG CTAAGGAGGAAGAAGTCACATAGTGGAGTTGATTTAGGAGATGATGTTTTCACAATGGTAGTGGAGCAAAATATAGATCTTTCTCTAGTTATGGGGCTTGTTGTAGCATACAATCTTATAAACTCTAAAAT GAAAAGTGTGCGTGTGTGA
- the LOC106778182 gene encoding 1-phosphatidylinositol-3-phosphate 5-kinase FAB1B, whose translation MDAVDKTFSELVSIVKTWIPWRSEPANVCRDFWMPDESCRVCYECDSQFNLFNRKHHCRLCGRIFCNKCTTNSVPAPVCIIVGKDSCTTNKSASNKLELEKIRVCNYCYKQWEQGVVAFDNSVPVSNLDNSASASTSSSNSSKTSATANSSNITLCSMPYSVGSYQQTQQGSVLNLHKSPVKGKDTDTDREGLSALGGRSDLVADLGDSLPKQCGFAINRTDDDEDEYGVYRSDSDTRHYSQVNNYYGQAEFDRIGLIDGSRKVDNDVENIDAKLPSNYSFDTDTQGLEGAPIIAKNEDEPDICDENEAPSSLYVSEDVDVEPVDFENNGLLWLPPEPEDEEDEHEAILFDDDDDDDGNVIGEWGYIRSSSSFGSGDYRQRDRSNEEQKKVMKNVVDGHFRALVAQLLQVENLSVEDNDENSWLEIVTSLSWEAATILKPDMSKGGVMDPAGYVKVKCIACGNRNESVLVKGVVCKKNVAHRRMSSKVDKPRLLILGGALEYQRVTNLFSSVDTLLQQEMDHLKMAVAKIASHQPNMLLVEKSVSRYAQEYLLAKDITLVLNVKRPLLERVARCTGTQIVPSIDHLSSQKLGYCESVHVEKFLEDLNCVGQCGKKTVKTLMFFEGCPKPFGFTILLKGADKDELKKVKHVVQYGVFAAYHLAMETSFLADEGASLPEIPLNSLALPDQALAIQRSISTVPGFGIADNEKPQGHEPDTGPRRTKSVPISELASTTCPGPCVSNGASQLMPLGSSLDHSTAFFSSIVASGNSIAESHCDKLPPCTRRDRNEMNLKQPAVKETSMVDDTLVIVDDPTAVDPGTSKKLYQGLSTNTPQNGDSKISTNQLSGSGSLSPKDGPNHPENLEIPNEEFILEKEEFPPSPSDHQSILVSLSSRCVWKGTVCERSHLFRIRYYGNFDKPLGRYLRDHLFDQSYRCHSCQMPSEAHVHCYTHRQGTLTISVKKLPEIILPGERDGKIWMWHRCLRCPRINGFPPATQRIVMSDAAWGLSLGKFLELSFSNHAAASRVASCGHSLHRDCLRFYGFGKMVACFRYASIDVHSVYLPPHTLIFDYGNQDWIQRESDEVVNRAELLFSEVLNGLSQIGEQRSNAVQISNGHKTPEVRRQVAELEGMLQKEKLEFEEALRKILNQEKRNGQPGIDILEINRLWRQLLFQSYMWDHRLIYAANSVNSNNVSGSSSPISEDKEKTVDENQMTINSVHDGPNLNENSCLGGGSAVVDGKISPDLESEMTEKENHEKDERSISIRKSINDQSDPLESELGVRRTLSDGPIPIVPSLSETLDAKWTGENHSGFGIPKDNSSVNPDLADTSMIGVQKETYHLGDRAEDQNGSKSFYSSFKGHDNMEDSSSWLGMPFLNFYRQFNKNLFASTQKFDTLVDYNPVFVSSFRKQELQGGARLLLPIGVNDTVIPVYDDEPSSIIAYALMSSEYHLQLTDEGERPREGSEFTSSYLSDSGTFLSFSSVDETAFDSQKSFGSIEDMILSMSGSRSSSMFDPMLYTKAMHARVSFGEDGPLGKVKYSVTCYYAKRFEALRRVSCPSELDYIRSLSRCKKWGAQGGKSNVFFAKTLDDRFIIKQVTKTELESFIKFGPEYFKYLSESIATGSPTCLAKILGIYQVTSKHVKGGKESRMDVLVMENLLYRRTVTRLYDLKGSSRSRYNADSTGKNKVLLDQNLIEAMPTSPIFVGNKAKRSLERAVWNDTGFLASVDVMDYSLLVGVDEEKHELVIGIIDFMRQYTWDKHLETWVKASGILGGPKNTPPTVISPKQYKKRFRKAMTTYFLMLPDQWSPPSIVASNSQSDLGEDNPQSRTSAE comes from the exons ATGGATGCAGTGGACAAGACTTTTTCTGAGCTTGTCAGCATCGTCAAAACGTGGATTCCCTGGCGATCTGAACCGGCAAATGTGTGTAGGGATTTTTGGATGCCTGATGAGAGTTGTAGAGTATGCTACGAGTGTGATTCACAGTTCAACTTGTTTAACCGTAAGCACCACTGTCGTTTATGTGGACGGATTTTCTGTAACAAGTGTACAACAAACTCTGTTCCTGCCCCAGTTTGTATAATAGTTGGAAAAGATTCATGTACAACAAACAAGAGTGCATCAAACAAGCTTGAGTTGGAAAAGATTCGTGTATGTAATTATTGTTACAAGCAATGGGAGCAAGGTGTAGTTGCTTTTGATAACAGTGTTCCTGTTTCCAATCTGGATAATAGTGCTTCAGCATCAACTTCAAGCTCGAATAGCAGTAAAACCAGTGCCACTGCAAACAGTAGTAATATTACTCTTTGCTCCATGCCTTATTCAGTTGGATCTTATCAACAAACGCAGCAGGGTTCTGTTCTGAACCTACATAAATCACCTGTGAAGGGAAAAGACACGGATACTGATAGGGAAGGCTTATCGGCATTAGGAGGGAGGAGTGATCTTGTAGCAGATCTGGGTGATTCATTACCGAAGCAATGTGGATTCGCAATTAATAG gACTGATGACGATGAGGATGAGTATGGTGTGTATCGGTCAGATTCGGACACTAGACATTATTCTCAAGTGAATAACTACTATGGACAGGCTGAGTTTGATAGGATAGGCCTCATTGATGGCTCAAGGAAAGTGGATAATGATGTAGAAAACATTGATGCAAAACTCCCTTCAAACTACAGTTTTGACACTGACACACAGGGTTTGGAAGGAGCCCCAATTATTGCAAAAAATGAGGATGAACCTGATATCTGTGATGAAAATGAAGCCCCTTCCTCATTATATGTCTCAGAGGACGTTGATGTTGAACCtgttgattttgaaaataacgGACTTCTCTGGCTCCCTCCTGAACCAGAAGACGAAGAAGATGAACATGAAGCTATTttgtttgatgatgatgatgatgatgatgggaaTGTCATTGGAGAGTGGGGGTATATACGTAGTTCTAGCAGTTTTGGAAGTGGTGATTATAGACAGAGAGATAGGTCAAATGAGGAGCAGAAGAAGGTGATGAAGAATGTAGTTGACGGGCACTTTAGGGCATTGGTAGCTCAGCTGCTGCAGGTTGAAAACCTATCTGTTGAAGATAATGACGAGAACAGTTGGCTGGAGATTGTCACATCTCTGTCATGGGAAGCGGCTACAATATTGAAACCAGATATGAGCAAAGGTGGAGTGATGGACCCAGCTGGTTATGTGAAAGTCAAATGCATAGCATGTGGGAATCGCAATGAAAG TGTGCTGGTTAAAGGAGttgtttgtaaaaaaaatgtggcTCACCGGCGAATGTCATCAAAAGTGGATAAACCTCGCCTGTTGATCCTTGGAGGGGCTCTGGAGTATCAGCGTGTTACGAACCTCTTTTCTAGCGTAGATACTCTATTGCAGCAG GAAATGGATCATCTGAAGATGGCTGTGGCAAAGATAGCTTCACACCAGCCAAACATGTTGTTAGTGGAGAAATCAGTCTCACGATATGCACAGGAATATCTTCTTGCAAAAGACATAACTCTGGTTCTCAATGTCAAGAGACCACTTTTGGAGCGCGTAGCACGTTGCACAGGTACTCAAATAGTGCCTTCAATCGACCATCTTTCATCGCAAAAGTTGGGTTACTGTGAATCAGTTCATGTTGAGAAGTTTCTTGAAGACCTAAACTGTGTTGGTCAGTGTGGGaaaaaaacagtgaaaacatTGATGTTTTTTGAAGGTTGCCCAAAACCATTTGGTTTCACT ATTTTACTGAAAGGGGCTGACAAGGATGAGTTGAAAAAGGTAAAGCACGTGGTTCAGTATGGAGTTTTTGCAGCTTACCATTTGGCTATGGAGACATCTTTTCTTGCAGATGAGGGAGCATCCCTGCCAGAAATTCCATTAAACAGTCTGGCccttccagatcaagcattagCCATTCAGAGGTCCATTTCAACAGTTCCAGGTTTCGGTATTGCTGACAATGAAAAACCTCAAGGACATGAACCTGACACTGGACCCAGGAGAACCAAAAGTGTCCCAATTTCTGAACTAGCTTCTACGACCTGTCCAGGGCCTTGTGTCTCTAATGGTGCTTCTCAACTGATGCCACTTGGATCAAGTCTCGACCATTCAACTGCCTTTTTCTCCTCCATTGTTGCTTCAGGAAATTCAATTGCAGAATCACACTGTGATAAGCTTCCTCCATGCACTAGAAGAGACAGAAATGAAATGAACCTCAAACAACCTGCTGTGAAAGAAACTTCTATGGTGGACGACACCCTGGTTATTGTGGATGATCCTACTGCTGTCGACCCTGGAACTTCAAAGAAATTATATCAAGGCTTGTCAACTAACACTCCACAAAATGGTGATAGCAAAATCTCTACAAACCAGTTAAGTGGGTCAGGATCTTTATCTCCAAAAGATGGTCCAAACCATCCCGAGAATCTTGAAATCCCAAATGAAGAGTTTATTCTTGAAAAAGAAGAGTTTCCTCCATCACCGTCTGACCATCAAAGCATTTTGGTGTCTTTGTCCTCCCGTTGTGTATGGAAGGGAACTGTGTGTGAGAGGTCTCATCTCTTTCGAATTAGATACTATGGCAATTTTGATAAACCATTGGGTCGGTATCTGCGAGACCACTTATTTGATCAG AGTTATCGATGCCATTCTTGTCAAATGCCATCAGAAGCACATGTGCACTGCTATACTCATCGTCAGGGAACACTTACCATATCAGTCAAGAAACTACCAGAAATTATCCTACCCGGGGAAAGGGATGGAAAGATTTGGATGTGGCACAGGTGCTTGCGGTGTCCAAGAATCAATGGCTTTCCTCCTGCTACACAGAGGATAGTAATGTCTGATGCTGCTTGGGGTTTATCGTTAGGGAAATTTTTGGAGCTCAGTTTCTCAAACCATGCTGCAGCCAGCAGGGTGGCAAGCTGTGGCCATTCATTACACAGAGATTGTCTTCGTTTCTACGG ATTCGGAAAAATGGTTGCTTGTTTTCGATACGCATCCATTGATGTTCACTCCGTCTACCTTCCCCCCCACACACTTATATTTGATTATGGGAATCAGGATTGGATACAGCGAGAATCAGATGAG GTGGTCAACCGGGCAGAGCTTTTATTCTCTGAGGTACTCAATGGTCTCAGTCAAATTGGAGAGCAAAGATCTAATGCAGTCCAAATCAGTAATGGCCATAAAACACCTGAAGTAAGACGCCAAGTAGCTGAACTAGAGGGGATGTTGCAAAAGGAGAAACTAGAATTTGAG GAAGCTCTTCGAAAGATTTTGaatcaagaaaagagaaatggCCAACCGGGGATTGACATTCTGGAAATTAATCGATTGTGGAGGCAGTTACTTTTTCAATCATATATGTGGGATCACCGCCTTATTTATGCAGCAAACTCAGTCAATTCCAATAATGTATCCGGTTCAAGCAGTCCAATTTCCGAAGATAAGGAAAAAACTGTTGATGAAAATCAAATGACCATCAACTCTGTTCATGATGGTCCAAACCTTAACGAAAACTCTTGTCTTGGAGGAGGAAGTGCAGTAGTTGATGGGAAAATTTCACCAGATCTAGAAAGCGAGATgaccgaaaaagaaaatcatgagaaagatgaaagatcTATTTCAATCAGAAAAAGTATAAATGACCAATCTGATCCCTTAGAATCTGAATTGGGTGTTCGCAGAACTCTATCAGATGGGCCAATTCCCATCGTACCTAGTTTGTCTGAAACACTTGATGCAAAATGGACTGGTGAAAATCACTCTGGATTTGGCATTCCAAAGGATAACAGCTCTGTGAATCCCGATTTGGCAGATACTTCGATGATCGGTGTACAAAAGGAAACATATCATCTAGGGGATCGTGCAGAAGATCAAAATGGTTCCAAgagtttttattcttcttttaaaggTCACGATAATATGGAAGACTCTTCGAGCTGGTTAGGAATGCCCTTCTTGAACTTCTATCGCCAATTTAACAAAAACCTTTTTGCTAGTACGCAGAAGTTTGATACCCTAGTTGACTACAATCCTGTTTTCGTGTCATCTTTCCGGAAGCAGGAACTCCAGGGTGGGGCAAGGCTTCTTCTGCCAATTGGTGTCAATGACACTGTAATACCAGTATATGATGACGAACCCTCAAGTATTATAGCTTATGCCTTGATGTCATCAGAATATCATCTCCAATTGACTGATGAAGGAGAAAGGCCAAGAGAAGGAAGTGAGTTCACTTCTTCATATTTGTCTGACTCAGGCACCTTCCTGTCATTCTCTTCTGTTGATGAAACAGCCTTTGATTCTCAGAAAAGTTTTGGATCGATAGAGGATATGATACTTTCCATGTCTGGGTCTCGTAGTTCATCAATGTTTGATCCAATGTTATATACCAAGGCTATGCATGCCAGAGTTTCCTTTGGAGAAGACGGTCCCCTTGGCAAGGTAAAATATTCTGTGACTTGTTACTATGCCAAGCGTTTTGAAGCCTTAAGAAGGGTGTCTTGTCCTTCTGAGCTTGACTACATAAGGTCTCTGAGTCGCTGTAAGAAATGGGGAGCTCAAGGTGGGAAGAGTAATGTATTTTTTGCAAAAACATTGGATGATCGATTTATCATCAAACAAGTTACGAAAACAGAGCTAGAATCATTCATTAAATTTGGTCCTGAATACTTCAAGTATCTTTCTGAATCCATAGCCACCGGAAGTCCGACATGTCTGGCTAAAATTCTTGGCATATACCAG GTTACATCGAAGCATGTTAAAGGAGGGAAAGAGTCAAGGATGGATGTTTTGGTTATGGAGAATCTTCTGTATAGGAGGACTGTGACACGACTTTACGATCTTAAAGGATCTTCCAGGTCTCGGTATAATGCAGATAGTACAGGGAAAAACAAAGTTCTACTGGACCAGAACTTAATTGAAGCAATGCCAACTTCTCCCATATTCGTGGGAAACAAAGCCAAAAGATCTTTAGAGAGAGCTGTCTGGAATGACACAGGTTTTCTTGCT
- the LOC106778190 gene encoding protein LURP-one-related 11 isoform X2 — MLHTISTTMGKVCPQLALESSTTCTFTCKQETFTLWMKSLVLNGKGCTVFDSNGQIAYRVDNYNCKHRAEVHLMDQNGDILFTMLKKQYKLSRFWEGYRFPATRNDHKGPCFRVSKTYKISKGGSIYEVELGLDKNQPYIHKIESSTCNSACKISNEVGVVVAELRRKKSHSGVDLGDDVFTMVVEQNIDLSLVMGLVVAYNLINSKM, encoded by the exons ATGCTACACACAATTTCAACAACCATGGGAAAAGTTTGTCCCCAATTAGCACTAGAATCCTCTACTACCTGCACTTTCACTTGCAAGCAAGAAACTTTTACCCTATGGATGAAATCTCTTGTACTCAATGGAAAAGGGTGCACTGTCTTTGATTCCAATGGCCAAATTGCATACAGAGTTGATAACTACAACTGCAAGCATAGAGCAGAAGTTCATCTCATGGATCAAAATGGTGATATTTTGTTCACTATGCTAAAAAAG CAATATAAGTTGTCCAGATTCTGGGAGGGTTATAGATTTCCAGCAACAAGAAATGATCACAAAGGACCATGCTTTCGAGTTTCAAAAACTTATAAGATCTCTAAAGGGGGTTCGATCTATGAAGTTGAACTTGGTTTGGACAAAAACCAACCCTATATTCATAAAATAGAAAGCAGCACCTGCAATTCAGCTTGCAAAATATCTAATGAGGTTGGAGTGGTGGTTGCAGAG CTAAGGAGGAAGAAGTCACATAGTGGAGTTGATTTAGGAGATGATGTTTTCACAATGGTAGTGGAGCAAAATATAGATCTTTCTCTAGTTATGGGGCTTGTTGTAGCATACAATCTTATAAACTCTAAAATGTAA
- the LOC106778189 gene encoding translation initiation factor eIF-2B subunit alpha isoform X4, giving the protein MENRKTSAYYENRAVQFGVVSTEWLAQAQSATVPRSPSSPSPSPPLPPAHNDADKPFSVIEEFDTWRKHPDLAEAVAAIRALAAVIRSSKATTMMQLEIQLKSASDSLKCWDTTSISLTAACDLFMRYVTRTSALEYEDFNSAKSRLLERADKFGEISFKAREIIAMLSQDFIFDGCTILVHGFSRVVLQILKLAAQNNKLFRVLCTEGRPDRTGLRFSNELAKLDVPVKLVIDSAVAYTMDEVDMVFVGADGVVESGGIINMMGTYQIAMVAKSMNKPVYVAAESYKDLSL; this is encoded by the exons ATGGAGAATCGGAAGACATCGGCGTACTACGAGAACAGAGCGGTGCAGTTCGGGGTAGTGAGCACCGAGTGGCTTGCTCAGGCTCAGTCCGCCACTGTCCCTCGTTccccttcttctccttctccatctcctcctcttcctcctgCCCACAATGACGCCGACAAACCCTTCTCCGTCATCGAGGAGTTCGACACCTGGCGCAAGCACCCCGATTTGGCGGAAGCCGTCGCCGCCATTCGTGCCTTGGCCGCCGTCATCCGCTCCAGCAAGGCCACAACCATGATGCAACTCGAAATCCAACTCAAAAGCGCCTCCGATTCCCTCAAA TGTTGGGATACAACTTCAATCTCCTTAACCGCCGCCTGCGATCTCTTCATGCGATACGTCACCAGGACTTCCGCTCTCGAGTACGAAGACTTCAATTCCGCCAAGTCTCGCTTGCTCGAACGCGCCGATAAGTTCGGCGAAATCTCCTTCAAg GCTCGCGAAATCATTGCAATGCTGAGCCAGGATTTTATATTCGACGGTTGCACAATTCTTGTTCACGGTTTCTCCAGAGTCGTGCTTCAGATTCTCAAACTCGCTGCACAGAATAACAAGCTCTTTAGAGTCTTGTGCACAG AGGGGAGACCGGATAGAACGGGTTTGCGGTTTTCCAATGAGCTGGCGAAGCTTGATGTGCCTGTGAAGCTTGTTATAGACTCTGCAGTGGCTTATACTATGGATGAGGTTGACATGGTGTTTGTTGGGGCAGATGGAGTTGTTGAAAGTGGTGGTATAATCAACATGATGGGAACTTACCAAATTGCAATGGTGGCTAAGAGTATGAACAAGCCAGTTTATGTGGCTGCTGAAAGTTACAAG
- the LOC106778189 gene encoding translation initiation factor eIF-2B subunit alpha isoform X1, which yields MENRKTSAYYENRAVQFGVVSTEWLAQAQSATVPRSPSSPSPSPPLPPAHNDADKPFSVIEEFDTWRKHPDLAEAVAAIRALAAVIRSSKATTMMQLEIQLKSASDSLKCWDTTSISLTAACDLFMRYVTRTSALEYEDFNSAKSRLLERADKFGEISFKAREIIAMLSQDFIFDGCTILVHGFSRVVLQILKLAAQNNKLFRVLCTEGRPDRTGLRFSNELAKLDVPVKLVIDSAVAYTMDEVDMVFVGADGVVESGGIINMMGTYQIAMVAKSMNKPVYVAAESYKFARFYPLDQKDLAPALRPVDFGVPVPSKVEVESSARDYTPPQYLTLLFTDLGVLTPSVVSDELIQLYL from the exons ATGGAGAATCGGAAGACATCGGCGTACTACGAGAACAGAGCGGTGCAGTTCGGGGTAGTGAGCACCGAGTGGCTTGCTCAGGCTCAGTCCGCCACTGTCCCTCGTTccccttcttctccttctccatctcctcctcttcctcctgCCCACAATGACGCCGACAAACCCTTCTCCGTCATCGAGGAGTTCGACACCTGGCGCAAGCACCCCGATTTGGCGGAAGCCGTCGCCGCCATTCGTGCCTTGGCCGCCGTCATCCGCTCCAGCAAGGCCACAACCATGATGCAACTCGAAATCCAACTCAAAAGCGCCTCCGATTCCCTCAAA TGTTGGGATACAACTTCAATCTCCTTAACCGCCGCCTGCGATCTCTTCATGCGATACGTCACCAGGACTTCCGCTCTCGAGTACGAAGACTTCAATTCCGCCAAGTCTCGCTTGCTCGAACGCGCCGATAAGTTCGGCGAAATCTCCTTCAAg GCTCGCGAAATCATTGCAATGCTGAGCCAGGATTTTATATTCGACGGTTGCACAATTCTTGTTCACGGTTTCTCCAGAGTCGTGCTTCAGATTCTCAAACTCGCTGCACAGAATAACAAGCTCTTTAGAGTCTTGTGCACAG AGGGGAGACCGGATAGAACGGGTTTGCGGTTTTCCAATGAGCTGGCGAAGCTTGATGTGCCTGTGAAGCTTGTTATAGACTCTGCAGTGGCTTATACTATGGATGAGGTTGACATGGTGTTTGTTGGGGCAGATGGAGTTGTTGAAAGTGGTGGTATAATCAACATGATGGGAACTTACCAAATTGCAATGGTGGCTAAGAGTATGAACAAGCCAGTTTATGTGGCTGCTGAAAGTTACAAG TTTGCTCGATTTTACCCTCTGGATCAAAAGGATTTGGCCCCTGCCTTACGCCCTGTTGATTTTGGTGTGCCTGTTCCATCCAAGGTTGAGGTTGAAAGTTCTGCACGGGATTATACTCCTCCTCAGTATCTCACTCTGCTTTTCACTGATTTAGGTGTCCTTACTCCATCAGTTGTTAGTGATGAACTTATCCAGCTATACTTGTAG